Proteins encoded by one window of Puntigrus tetrazona isolate hp1 chromosome 17, ASM1883169v1, whole genome shotgun sequence:
- the LOC122361887 gene encoding NACHT, LRR and PYD domains-containing protein 3-like isoform X1 has protein sequence MSLFEKREEEEDGHAHKAASPEASCVSMKSDRSLLSPPLFSDAAVTSDVDTACKTSDYEKREGGDVHTQKAASPEPSCLSMKSDRSLLSPPLFSDAAVTSDPVRVKRDKVVKSVTPRLTCTNSHIQTLFRQGVKDKHKTSMKKYESLFEGIKHEENQTLLNSIYTQLYIIEGESERVNEEHEVIQMEKTDRTQDSPLCYNDIFKPLHDPGCEEKDNIKAVLTKGIAGIGKTISVQKFILDWSEGKANQDVDFIFVLPFRELSLIKDHQYSLHRLLQGFHPELQDLDAKIYEESKVVFIFDGLDESRITLTFSYIQKVCDVNESSSVGVLISNLIRGDLLPSSLIWITSRPAAANQIPSKYINRVTEIQGFNDLQKEEYFRKRISDEHQASRIISHIKRSRSLHIMCHIPVFCWISATVLQNLLKQNDRAKVPQTLTEMYIHFLLTQINMRNQKYYQRGPEDLLKSNTDMIVKLATLAFNQLMKGNVMFYEEDLIESGIDVTDASVYSGICTEIFKEESVVHQRKVYCFIHLSFQEFLAAFYVFYSYVVRNMESLKLFLKGYNWYSREISLFELLEGTVDKSFQSGNGHLDLFLRFLLGISLEFNQRLFQDLLTHTLNSSEAIKRITKYIKKKINSDECLSNDRCINLFLCLLESNDQSLYREIQKFVKSENCSVNQLSPSHCSTITYMLQISEVMDEFDLKKYNTSDEGRRRLIPAVLNCRKALLVDCNITGQCCEILSSSIQSLNSSLRELDLSNNDLQDSGVKLLSDGLKSSHCQLNILRLSGCMVTEEGCCFLASALSSNPSHLRELDLSYNHPGPSLVKLLSDPNYRLEKLNVDHAGEFRIRRGPQKYACDLTLDLNTVNTCLTLSKRNRKVKLVTKKHLYPDHPDRFECPQVLCVESLTGRCYWEAEWSGGEGVNISVTYKGISRKGCSDDSWFGYNKKSWSLICIKNNFIAKYNKNITLIPVTSDHANRVGVYLDWSAGRLSFYSVSYAHTLTHLHTFNTTFTEPLYAGFGLYFDSSLSVSEIKPRPIRNN, from the exons ATGAGTCTTTTTgagaagagagaggaggaggaggatggcCACGCACATAAAGCAGCATCTCCAGAAgccagctgtgtgtctatgaagagtgACAGATCTTTGCTCTCTCCTCCTTTGTTCAGTGATGCAGCAGTGACCTCTGATGTTGA CACTGCCTGTAAAACGAGTGACTATGAGAAGAGAGAGGGGGGGGATgttcacacacaaaaagcagCATCTCCAGAACCCAGCTGTTTGTCTATGAAGAGTGACAGATCTTTGCTCTCTCCTCCTTTGTTTAGTGATGCAgcagtgacctctgaccctgt CAGAGTGAAAAGAGACAAAGTGGTCAAATCAGTGACACCTCGTTTGACCTGTACTAACTCTCACATTCAGACCCTTTTCAGGCAAGGAGtcaaagacaaacacaaaaccagCATGAAGAAGTATGAGAGCTTATTTGAGGGAATCAAACATGAAGAAAATCAAACCCTCTTAAACAGTATCTACACACAGCTCTACATcatagagggagagagtgaaagagtgaatgaagaacatgaagttatacagatggagaaaacagACAGAACACAAGACAGTCCTCTCTGCTATAATGACATCTTCAAACCCCTACATGACCCGGGATGTGAGGAGAAAGACAACATCAAGGCTGTTCTTACTAAAGGAATTGCTGGAATTGGAAAAACcatctctgtgcagaagttcattctggactggagcgagggaaaagccaatcaggatgtagatttCATATTTGTGCTTCCATTTCGAGAGCTGAGCTTGATTAAAGATCACCAGTACagtcttcacagacttctgcAAGGCTTTCATCCTGAACTTCAAGATCTAGACGCAAAGATTTATGAGGAGTCTAAAGTTGTATTTATCTTCGATGGTCTGGATGAGAGCAGAATTACACTGACGTTTTCATACATACAAAAAGTTTGTGATGTGAATGAGTCTTCATCAGTGGGTGTGTTGATTTCAAACCTCATCAGAGGAGACCTGCTTCCCTCttctctcatctggatcacctccagaccagcagcagccaatcagatcccctCAAAATACATCAACCGTGTGACAGAAATTCAGGGATTCAATGATCTTCAGAAagaggaatatttcaggaagagAATCAGTGACGAACATCAAGCCAGCAGAATCATCTCTCACATTAAAAGATCAAGAAGCCTCCacatcatgtgtcacatccccgtcttctgctggatctcagccactGTGCTTCAAAACCTCCTGAAACAAAATGACAGAGCAAAAGTCCCTCAAACtttgactgaaatgtacatccacTTCCTGCTGACTCAGATCAACATGAGGAATCAGAAATATTATCAGAGAGGTCCAGAGGATCTGTTGAAGTCCAATACAGACATGATTGTGAAACTTGCTACACTGGCTTTCAATCAGCTGATGAAGGGCAATGTGATGTTTTATGAGGAGGACCTGATTGAAAGCGGCATAGACGTCACTGATGCCtcagtgtattctgggatttgTACTGAGATCTTTAAGGAGGAATCTGTGGTTCATCAGAGGAAAGTCTACTGCTTCATACATCTGAGCTTTCAAGAGTTTCTTGCTGCTTTCtatgtgttttattcatatgtAGTCAGGAACATGGAATCACtcaaattgtttttgaaaggaTACAATTGGTACAGTCGTGAAATCTCTCTGTTTGAGCTGCTAGAAGGCACGGTTGATAAATCATTCCAGAGTGGAAATGGACACCTTGATCTTTTCCTGCGGTTCCTGCTGGGCATCTCACTAGAGTTCAACCAGAGACTCTTTCAGGATCTACTGACACATACATTGAATAGCTCAGAGGCCATCAAAAGAATCACAAagtacattaaaaagaaaatcaatagtGATGAATGTCTCTCAAATGATAGATGCATCAATCTGTTCCTCTGTCTGCTAGAAAGTAATGATCAGAGTCTATACAGAGAAATTCAGAAGTTTGTGAAATCAGAGAATTGCTCAGTAAATCAATTGTCTCCGTCTCACTGCTCAACAATCACCTACATGCTTCAAATATCAGAGGTGATGGATGAGTTTGACCTGAAAAAATACAACACATCAGATGAAGGTAGAAGGAGACTGATACCAGCTGTGCTGaactgcagaaaagctct actTGTTGACTGTAATATCACTGGTCAGTGCTGTGAAATATTGTCTTCATCTATACAATCATTAAACTCCTcactgagagagctggacctgagtaacaatgacctgcaggattcaggagtgaaactGCTCTCTGATGGATTGAAGAGTTCACACTGTCAACTCAACATACTGAG attatctggctgtatggtgacggAGGAAGGCTGTTGTTttctggcttcagctctgagttcaaacccctcacacctgagagagctggatctgagctacaatcatccagGACCATCATTAgtcaagctgctctctgatCCAAACTACAGACTGGAAAAACTCAA tgtGGATCATGCAGGAGAGTTCAGGATTAGAAGAGGACCccaaaaat ATGCATGCGATCTCACACTGGATTTAAACACAGTAAACACTTGTCTCACTCTGTCTAAGAGGAACAGAAAGGTGAAACTTGTGACAAAGAAGCATttgtatcctgatcatccagacagatttgagtGTCCTCAGGTTCTGTGTGTAGAGAGTCTgactggacgctgttactgggaggctGAATGGAGCGGGGGGGAAGGGGTTAATATATCAGTGACATATAAAGGAATCAGCAGGAAAGGATGCAGTGATGACAGTTGGTTTGGGTACAACAAAAAGTCATGGAGTTTGATctgtattaaaaacaacttcatcgccaaatacaataaaaatatcacactCATACCTGTCACTTCAGATCATGCTaacagagtaggagtgtatcTGGACTGGTCGGCCGGCCGTCTGTCCTTCTACAGTGTCtcttatgcacacacactcacacacttacacacattcaaCACCACTTTCACTGAGCCCCTCTACGCTGGATTTGggctttattttgatagttcacTGTCTGTCTCTGAGATTAAACCGCGTCCAATTAGAAACAACTGA
- the LOC122361887 gene encoding NACHT, LRR and PYD domains-containing protein 3-like isoform X2 — translation MSLFEKREEEEDGHAHKAASPEASCVSMKSDRSLLSPPLFSDAAVTSDVDTACKTSDYEKREGGDVHTQKAASPEPSCLSMKSDRSLLSPPLFSDAAVTSDPVVKRDKVVKSVTPRLTCTNSHIQTLFRQGVKDKHKTSMKKYESLFEGIKHEENQTLLNSIYTQLYIIEGESERVNEEHEVIQMEKTDRTQDSPLCYNDIFKPLHDPGCEEKDNIKAVLTKGIAGIGKTISVQKFILDWSEGKANQDVDFIFVLPFRELSLIKDHQYSLHRLLQGFHPELQDLDAKIYEESKVVFIFDGLDESRITLTFSYIQKVCDVNESSSVGVLISNLIRGDLLPSSLIWITSRPAAANQIPSKYINRVTEIQGFNDLQKEEYFRKRISDEHQASRIISHIKRSRSLHIMCHIPVFCWISATVLQNLLKQNDRAKVPQTLTEMYIHFLLTQINMRNQKYYQRGPEDLLKSNTDMIVKLATLAFNQLMKGNVMFYEEDLIESGIDVTDASVYSGICTEIFKEESVVHQRKVYCFIHLSFQEFLAAFYVFYSYVVRNMESLKLFLKGYNWYSREISLFELLEGTVDKSFQSGNGHLDLFLRFLLGISLEFNQRLFQDLLTHTLNSSEAIKRITKYIKKKINSDECLSNDRCINLFLCLLESNDQSLYREIQKFVKSENCSVNQLSPSHCSTITYMLQISEVMDEFDLKKYNTSDEGRRRLIPAVLNCRKALLVDCNITGQCCEILSSSIQSLNSSLRELDLSNNDLQDSGVKLLSDGLKSSHCQLNILRLSGCMVTEEGCCFLASALSSNPSHLRELDLSYNHPGPSLVKLLSDPNYRLEKLNVDHAGEFRIRRGPQKYACDLTLDLNTVNTCLTLSKRNRKVKLVTKKHLYPDHPDRFECPQVLCVESLTGRCYWEAEWSGGEGVNISVTYKGISRKGCSDDSWFGYNKKSWSLICIKNNFIAKYNKNITLIPVTSDHANRVGVYLDWSAGRLSFYSVSYAHTLTHLHTFNTTFTEPLYAGFGLYFDSSLSVSEIKPRPIRNN, via the exons ATGAGTCTTTTTgagaagagagaggaggaggaggatggcCACGCACATAAAGCAGCATCTCCAGAAgccagctgtgtgtctatgaagagtgACAGATCTTTGCTCTCTCCTCCTTTGTTCAGTGATGCAGCAGTGACCTCTGATGTTGA CACTGCCTGTAAAACGAGTGACTATGAGAAGAGAGAGGGGGGGGATgttcacacacaaaaagcagCATCTCCAGAACCCAGCTGTTTGTCTATGAAGAGTGACAGATCTTTGCTCTCTCCTCCTTTGTTTAGTGATGCAgcagtgacctctgaccctgt AGTGAAAAGAGACAAAGTGGTCAAATCAGTGACACCTCGTTTGACCTGTACTAACTCTCACATTCAGACCCTTTTCAGGCAAGGAGtcaaagacaaacacaaaaccagCATGAAGAAGTATGAGAGCTTATTTGAGGGAATCAAACATGAAGAAAATCAAACCCTCTTAAACAGTATCTACACACAGCTCTACATcatagagggagagagtgaaagagtgaatgaagaacatgaagttatacagatggagaaaacagACAGAACACAAGACAGTCCTCTCTGCTATAATGACATCTTCAAACCCCTACATGACCCGGGATGTGAGGAGAAAGACAACATCAAGGCTGTTCTTACTAAAGGAATTGCTGGAATTGGAAAAACcatctctgtgcagaagttcattctggactggagcgagggaaaagccaatcaggatgtagatttCATATTTGTGCTTCCATTTCGAGAGCTGAGCTTGATTAAAGATCACCAGTACagtcttcacagacttctgcAAGGCTTTCATCCTGAACTTCAAGATCTAGACGCAAAGATTTATGAGGAGTCTAAAGTTGTATTTATCTTCGATGGTCTGGATGAGAGCAGAATTACACTGACGTTTTCATACATACAAAAAGTTTGTGATGTGAATGAGTCTTCATCAGTGGGTGTGTTGATTTCAAACCTCATCAGAGGAGACCTGCTTCCCTCttctctcatctggatcacctccagaccagcagcagccaatcagatcccctCAAAATACATCAACCGTGTGACAGAAATTCAGGGATTCAATGATCTTCAGAAagaggaatatttcaggaagagAATCAGTGACGAACATCAAGCCAGCAGAATCATCTCTCACATTAAAAGATCAAGAAGCCTCCacatcatgtgtcacatccccgtcttctgctggatctcagccactGTGCTTCAAAACCTCCTGAAACAAAATGACAGAGCAAAAGTCCCTCAAACtttgactgaaatgtacatccacTTCCTGCTGACTCAGATCAACATGAGGAATCAGAAATATTATCAGAGAGGTCCAGAGGATCTGTTGAAGTCCAATACAGACATGATTGTGAAACTTGCTACACTGGCTTTCAATCAGCTGATGAAGGGCAATGTGATGTTTTATGAGGAGGACCTGATTGAAAGCGGCATAGACGTCACTGATGCCtcagtgtattctgggatttgTACTGAGATCTTTAAGGAGGAATCTGTGGTTCATCAGAGGAAAGTCTACTGCTTCATACATCTGAGCTTTCAAGAGTTTCTTGCTGCTTTCtatgtgttttattcatatgtAGTCAGGAACATGGAATCACtcaaattgtttttgaaaggaTACAATTGGTACAGTCGTGAAATCTCTCTGTTTGAGCTGCTAGAAGGCACGGTTGATAAATCATTCCAGAGTGGAAATGGACACCTTGATCTTTTCCTGCGGTTCCTGCTGGGCATCTCACTAGAGTTCAACCAGAGACTCTTTCAGGATCTACTGACACATACATTGAATAGCTCAGAGGCCATCAAAAGAATCACAAagtacattaaaaagaaaatcaatagtGATGAATGTCTCTCAAATGATAGATGCATCAATCTGTTCCTCTGTCTGCTAGAAAGTAATGATCAGAGTCTATACAGAGAAATTCAGAAGTTTGTGAAATCAGAGAATTGCTCAGTAAATCAATTGTCTCCGTCTCACTGCTCAACAATCACCTACATGCTTCAAATATCAGAGGTGATGGATGAGTTTGACCTGAAAAAATACAACACATCAGATGAAGGTAGAAGGAGACTGATACCAGCTGTGCTGaactgcagaaaagctct actTGTTGACTGTAATATCACTGGTCAGTGCTGTGAAATATTGTCTTCATCTATACAATCATTAAACTCCTcactgagagagctggacctgagtaacaatgacctgcaggattcaggagtgaaactGCTCTCTGATGGATTGAAGAGTTCACACTGTCAACTCAACATACTGAG attatctggctgtatggtgacggAGGAAGGCTGTTGTTttctggcttcagctctgagttcaaacccctcacacctgagagagctggatctgagctacaatcatccagGACCATCATTAgtcaagctgctctctgatCCAAACTACAGACTGGAAAAACTCAA tgtGGATCATGCAGGAGAGTTCAGGATTAGAAGAGGACCccaaaaat ATGCATGCGATCTCACACTGGATTTAAACACAGTAAACACTTGTCTCACTCTGTCTAAGAGGAACAGAAAGGTGAAACTTGTGACAAAGAAGCATttgtatcctgatcatccagacagatttgagtGTCCTCAGGTTCTGTGTGTAGAGAGTCTgactggacgctgttactgggaggctGAATGGAGCGGGGGGGAAGGGGTTAATATATCAGTGACATATAAAGGAATCAGCAGGAAAGGATGCAGTGATGACAGTTGGTTTGGGTACAACAAAAAGTCATGGAGTTTGATctgtattaaaaacaacttcatcgccaaatacaataaaaatatcacactCATACCTGTCACTTCAGATCATGCTaacagagtaggagtgtatcTGGACTGGTCGGCCGGCCGTCTGTCCTTCTACAGTGTCtcttatgcacacacactcacacacttacacacattcaaCACCACTTTCACTGAGCCCCTCTACGCTGGATTTGggctttattttgatagttcacTGTCTGTCTCTGAGATTAAACCGCGTCCAATTAGAAACAACTGA
- the LOC122361887 gene encoding NACHT, LRR and PYD domains-containing protein 3-like isoform X3 — MKKYESLFEGIKHEENQTLLNSIYTQLYIIEGESERVNEEHEVIQMEKTDRTQDSPLCYNDIFKPLHDPGCEEKDNIKAVLTKGIAGIGKTISVQKFILDWSEGKANQDVDFIFVLPFRELSLIKDHQYSLHRLLQGFHPELQDLDAKIYEESKVVFIFDGLDESRITLTFSYIQKVCDVNESSSVGVLISNLIRGDLLPSSLIWITSRPAAANQIPSKYINRVTEIQGFNDLQKEEYFRKRISDEHQASRIISHIKRSRSLHIMCHIPVFCWISATVLQNLLKQNDRAKVPQTLTEMYIHFLLTQINMRNQKYYQRGPEDLLKSNTDMIVKLATLAFNQLMKGNVMFYEEDLIESGIDVTDASVYSGICTEIFKEESVVHQRKVYCFIHLSFQEFLAAFYVFYSYVVRNMESLKLFLKGYNWYSREISLFELLEGTVDKSFQSGNGHLDLFLRFLLGISLEFNQRLFQDLLTHTLNSSEAIKRITKYIKKKINSDECLSNDRCINLFLCLLESNDQSLYREIQKFVKSENCSVNQLSPSHCSTITYMLQISEVMDEFDLKKYNTSDEGRRRLIPAVLNCRKALLVDCNITGQCCEILSSSIQSLNSSLRELDLSNNDLQDSGVKLLSDGLKSSHCQLNILRLSGCMVTEEGCCFLASALSSNPSHLRELDLSYNHPGPSLVKLLSDPNYRLEKLNVDHAGEFRIRRGPQKYACDLTLDLNTVNTCLTLSKRNRKVKLVTKKHLYPDHPDRFECPQVLCVESLTGRCYWEAEWSGGEGVNISVTYKGISRKGCSDDSWFGYNKKSWSLICIKNNFIAKYNKNITLIPVTSDHANRVGVYLDWSAGRLSFYSVSYAHTLTHLHTFNTTFTEPLYAGFGLYFDSSLSVSEIKPRPIRNN; from the exons ATGAAGAAGTATGAGAGCTTATTTGAGGGAATCAAACATGAAGAAAATCAAACCCTCTTAAACAGTATCTACACACAGCTCTACATcatagagggagagagtgaaagagtgaatgaagaacatgaagttatacagatggagaaaacagACAGAACACAAGACAGTCCTCTCTGCTATAATGACATCTTCAAACCCCTACATGACCCGGGATGTGAGGAGAAAGACAACATCAAGGCTGTTCTTACTAAAGGAATTGCTGGAATTGGAAAAACcatctctgtgcagaagttcattctggactggagcgagggaaaagccaatcaggatgtagatttCATATTTGTGCTTCCATTTCGAGAGCTGAGCTTGATTAAAGATCACCAGTACagtcttcacagacttctgcAAGGCTTTCATCCTGAACTTCAAGATCTAGACGCAAAGATTTATGAGGAGTCTAAAGTTGTATTTATCTTCGATGGTCTGGATGAGAGCAGAATTACACTGACGTTTTCATACATACAAAAAGTTTGTGATGTGAATGAGTCTTCATCAGTGGGTGTGTTGATTTCAAACCTCATCAGAGGAGACCTGCTTCCCTCttctctcatctggatcacctccagaccagcagcagccaatcagatcccctCAAAATACATCAACCGTGTGACAGAAATTCAGGGATTCAATGATCTTCAGAAagaggaatatttcaggaagagAATCAGTGACGAACATCAAGCCAGCAGAATCATCTCTCACATTAAAAGATCAAGAAGCCTCCacatcatgtgtcacatccccgtcttctgctggatctcagccactGTGCTTCAAAACCTCCTGAAACAAAATGACAGAGCAAAAGTCCCTCAAACtttgactgaaatgtacatccacTTCCTGCTGACTCAGATCAACATGAGGAATCAGAAATATTATCAGAGAGGTCCAGAGGATCTGTTGAAGTCCAATACAGACATGATTGTGAAACTTGCTACACTGGCTTTCAATCAGCTGATGAAGGGCAATGTGATGTTTTATGAGGAGGACCTGATTGAAAGCGGCATAGACGTCACTGATGCCtcagtgtattctgggatttgTACTGAGATCTTTAAGGAGGAATCTGTGGTTCATCAGAGGAAAGTCTACTGCTTCATACATCTGAGCTTTCAAGAGTTTCTTGCTGCTTTCtatgtgttttattcatatgtAGTCAGGAACATGGAATCACtcaaattgtttttgaaaggaTACAATTGGTACAGTCGTGAAATCTCTCTGTTTGAGCTGCTAGAAGGCACGGTTGATAAATCATTCCAGAGTGGAAATGGACACCTTGATCTTTTCCTGCGGTTCCTGCTGGGCATCTCACTAGAGTTCAACCAGAGACTCTTTCAGGATCTACTGACACATACATTGAATAGCTCAGAGGCCATCAAAAGAATCACAAagtacattaaaaagaaaatcaatagtGATGAATGTCTCTCAAATGATAGATGCATCAATCTGTTCCTCTGTCTGCTAGAAAGTAATGATCAGAGTCTATACAGAGAAATTCAGAAGTTTGTGAAATCAGAGAATTGCTCAGTAAATCAATTGTCTCCGTCTCACTGCTCAACAATCACCTACATGCTTCAAATATCAGAGGTGATGGATGAGTTTGACCTGAAAAAATACAACACATCAGATGAAGGTAGAAGGAGACTGATACCAGCTGTGCTGaactgcagaaaagctct actTGTTGACTGTAATATCACTGGTCAGTGCTGTGAAATATTGTCTTCATCTATACAATCATTAAACTCCTcactgagagagctggacctgagtaacaatgacctgcaggattcaggagtgaaactGCTCTCTGATGGATTGAAGAGTTCACACTGTCAACTCAACATACTGAG attatctggctgtatggtgacggAGGAAGGCTGTTGTTttctggcttcagctctgagttcaaacccctcacacctgagagagctggatctgagctacaatcatccagGACCATCATTAgtcaagctgctctctgatCCAAACTACAGACTGGAAAAACTCAA tgtGGATCATGCAGGAGAGTTCAGGATTAGAAGAGGACCccaaaaat ATGCATGCGATCTCACACTGGATTTAAACACAGTAAACACTTGTCTCACTCTGTCTAAGAGGAACAGAAAGGTGAAACTTGTGACAAAGAAGCATttgtatcctgatcatccagacagatttgagtGTCCTCAGGTTCTGTGTGTAGAGAGTCTgactggacgctgttactgggaggctGAATGGAGCGGGGGGGAAGGGGTTAATATATCAGTGACATATAAAGGAATCAGCAGGAAAGGATGCAGTGATGACAGTTGGTTTGGGTACAACAAAAAGTCATGGAGTTTGATctgtattaaaaacaacttcatcgccaaatacaataaaaatatcacactCATACCTGTCACTTCAGATCATGCTaacagagtaggagtgtatcTGGACTGGTCGGCCGGCCGTCTGTCCTTCTACAGTGTCtcttatgcacacacactcacacacttacacacattcaaCACCACTTTCACTGAGCCCCTCTACGCTGGATTTGggctttattttgatagttcacTGTCTGTCTCTGAGATTAAACCGCGTCCAATTAGAAACAACTGA